The following are from one region of the Salvia hispanica cultivar TCC Black 2014 chromosome 1, UniMelb_Shisp_WGS_1.0, whole genome shotgun sequence genome:
- the LOC125200909 gene encoding transmembrane protein 120 homolog, protein MENSPAAGISSLTEQAKELQETASSLISRTSREEDALRQRVAALDARISSLRSSLRGSKDFDKLDEELTRVRYILSEGDAAAFLPSKSHGRFLRMFLGPINVRANRKDVQLKVKEEYNNFRDRTAFLFLCLPSLLLILRSWIWGGCLPALPVQLYQAWLLYLYTGLALRENILRVNGSDIRPWWIKHHYFAMAMALISLTWEIDQGPDCAKRQIGVQLFLKWAIMQGVAMILQNRYQRQRLYTRIALGKARRMDVVWGETAGVEGQLLLLCPILFVLQGFEAYVGVLLLNTSLNGSNLDWQVITCGVLLIVMAVGNFANTVQTLITKSKVKAKIKRGKSRQELHQLNHGSDDKSS, encoded by the exons ATGGAAAACTCACCGGCCGCCGGCATCTCTTCTCTGACGGAGCAAGCCAAGGAGCTGCAGGAGACCGCCTCGTCCCTCATCTCCCGCACCTCCCGTGAGGAGGACGCGCTCCGCCAGCGCGTCGCCGCACTCGACGCCCGCATCAGCTCTCTCCGCTCATCCCTGCGCGGCTCCAAGGATTTCGATAAA CTTGATGAGGAGCTGACGAGAGTGAGGTATATACTGAGTGAGGGGGATGCAGCGGCATTCCTTCCGAGCAAATCTCATG GGAGGTTTCTGAGGATGTTTTTGGGGCCTATTAATGTGAGAGCTAATAGGAAGGATGTGCAGTTGAAAGTGAAAGAGGAATACAATAATTTCAGG GATAGAACAGCATTTTTGTTCCTCTGTTTGCCATCgttattacttattttaagGTCATGGATTTGGGGTGGATGCTTACCAGCATTACCAGTTCAACTTTACCAG GCATGGTTGCTATATCTCTACACTGGTTTGGCTTTGAGAGAAAACATCTTAAGAGTTAATGGAAGTGATATACGTCCTtg GTGGATTAAACATCATTATTTTGCCATGGCTATGGCTCTCATCAGTCTAACTTGGGAAATAGACCAAGGGCCTGACTGTGCTAAAAGACAG ATAGGTGTACAACTATTTCTGAAATGGGCAATAATGCAAGGAGTTGCAATGATTCTTCAGAACAGATACCAAAGACAAAGACTTTATACACGTATTGCACTTGGCAAG GCTAGGAGGATGGATGTTGTTTGGGGAGAAACTGCCGGAGTTGAGGGCCAGCTACTTCTGCTATGCCCGATACTTTTTGTTTTGCAG GGATTTGAAGCCTATGTTGGTGTGTTGTTGCTTAATACTTCTCTGAATGGATCCAATTTGGATTGGCAG GTAATTACATGCGGGGTTCTTCTCATAGTCATGGCTGTTGGAAATTTTGCTAACACGGTGCAGACCCTAATAACGAAATCTAAGGTTAAGGCAAAAATCAAGAGAGGTAAAAGCAGGCAAGAGCTGCATCAACTGAATCATGGATCAGATGACAAGAGTTCGTAA